Proteins co-encoded in one Actinopolymorpha sp. NPDC004070 genomic window:
- a CDS encoding SRPBCC domain-containing protein, with translation MAENGYTYTLTRTLDAPVAKVWEAWTNPEQYAQWANAVPGSVEMHVRPGGTWKATMVTPGGEFPLGGTYLEVADKRRLVLGMNVPGRPEPVAMSADFTDLGERSEITVSQTSDTKEERDMAEQGSTMLLDGLSKFVANS, from the coding sequence ATGGCTGAGAACGGCTACACCTACACGCTCACCCGCACGCTCGACGCACCGGTCGCCAAGGTGTGGGAGGCGTGGACGAACCCCGAGCAGTACGCCCAGTGGGCGAACGCGGTTCCCGGCTCGGTCGAGATGCACGTCCGGCCCGGCGGCACCTGGAAGGCGACCATGGTCACACCGGGCGGTGAGTTCCCACTCGGGGGGACCTACCTCGAGGTCGCCGACAAGCGGCGCCTCGTCCTCGGCATGAACGTGCCCGGCCGGCCGGAGCCGGTGGCGATGTCGGCGGACTTCACCGACCTCGGTGAGCGTTCGGAGATCACGGTGTCCCAGACCAGCGACACCAAGGAGGAGCGCGACATGGCCGAACAGGGCAGCACCATGTTGCTCGACGGCCTGAGCAAGTTCGTCGCCAACTCCTGA
- a CDS encoding inositol monophosphatase family protein, translating into MVGVDLDELLHVALGAADISRRTLRGESGVSLTSVTQKSDRDFASNLDFTVERELRAYLRERTPEFGFLGEEEGSGTADGGRPDLSPTDPGADDRPFWALDPVDGTSNLIHGVPMCGTSLGLVHRRRPVLGVVDLPFLDERYHAARGGGAFLNGEPIHCGTATSLDRAFVAVGDFATGAAATRQNPLRLAMVEGLAHRVERIRMLGSAATDLAWTAAGRLDACVLLSNKPWDMAAGVIIAREAGAEVVDIDGSPHDLDSLRTIAVTPAVRDELLGLLAAAGVDH; encoded by the coding sequence GTGGTCGGGGTGGACCTGGACGAACTCCTGCACGTCGCCCTCGGCGCCGCCGACATCAGCCGCCGAACGCTGCGCGGCGAGTCCGGTGTGTCCCTCACCTCGGTGACGCAGAAGAGCGACCGGGACTTCGCCTCCAACCTCGACTTCACGGTCGAACGCGAGCTTCGGGCGTACCTCCGCGAACGCACTCCGGAGTTCGGCTTCCTCGGCGAGGAGGAGGGTTCCGGGACGGCTGACGGCGGCCGACCGGACCTGTCCCCCACCGACCCAGGTGCCGACGATCGGCCGTTCTGGGCGCTGGACCCGGTGGACGGTACGTCCAACCTCATCCACGGCGTGCCCATGTGCGGGACGTCGCTGGGGCTGGTCCACCGCAGGCGCCCGGTCCTCGGCGTGGTCGACCTGCCGTTCCTGGACGAGCGCTACCACGCGGCGCGCGGGGGTGGTGCGTTCCTCAACGGCGAGCCCATCCACTGCGGTACGGCAACCAGCCTGGATCGCGCCTTCGTCGCGGTCGGCGACTTCGCCACGGGCGCGGCGGCCACGCGGCAGAACCCACTCCGGCTGGCGATGGTCGAAGGGCTCGCCCACCGGGTCGAACGCATCCGGATGCTCGGGTCGGCGGCCACCGACCTGGCGTGGACCGCCGCCGGTCGCCTGGACGCCTGCGTCCTGCTCAGCAACAAGCCGTGGGACATGGCGGCCGGGGTGATCATCGCCCGCGAGGCGGGTGCAGAGGTGGTCGACATCGACGGCAGCCCACACGACCTGGACTCCCTGCGGACCATCGCGGTGACGCCGGCCGTCCGGGACGAACTGCTGGGCCTCCTCGCGGCCGCGGGCGTCGATCACTGA